Proteins co-encoded in one Vibrio sp. SNU_ST1 genomic window:
- a CDS encoding DNA-J related domain-containing protein has product MSNNQGVRASFHSHMENPLLWPIMEVLKRKPSGWKVHTLAAHLNDLGFMPVLDAAPEKELFKKNFLIMNALYQLQETLHPDGWLQVQAMDIELMNGSYHGNSHSIDHQDPLRDYYTNWTNYEADEGEVKRLLNEFWTRYRKFVGADTLNLDKNRALKLFGLPLDATHKEIRKRWRQLALRWHPDRDEGNTAKFQTLCEAWHVLRSS; this is encoded by the coding sequence ATGTCGAATAATCAAGGTGTGAGAGCAAGCTTTCATAGCCATATGGAGAACCCTTTGCTTTGGCCCATTATGGAAGTGCTTAAGCGAAAACCAAGTGGATGGAAAGTACACACACTGGCGGCTCATCTAAACGACCTTGGGTTTATGCCTGTTTTAGATGCTGCACCCGAGAAGGAATTATTTAAAAAGAACTTTCTCATTATGAATGCGCTGTATCAGCTCCAAGAAACGTTGCACCCTGATGGTTGGCTTCAAGTTCAAGCAATGGATATTGAATTGATGAATGGAAGCTATCATGGAAATAGCCACAGCATTGATCATCAAGATCCACTTCGAGACTACTATACGAATTGGACTAACTATGAAGCGGATGAAGGTGAAGTCAAAAGGCTGCTGAACGAGTTTTGGACTCGGTACAGAAAGTTTGTTGGCGCTGATACGCTCAATTTAGATAAAAACCGTGCATTGAAGTTATTTGGTCTCCCTTTAGACGCAACGCATAAGGAAATAAGAAAGCGTTGGCGACAGCTGGCGTTGAGGTGGCATCCCGATAGAGACGAGGGCAATACGGCAAAATTCCAGACGCTTTGTGAAGCGTGGCATGTATTACGAAGTTCATAA
- a CDS encoding isopenicillin N synthase family oxygenase — MKLETVDYLADDAAEQFVRSLRETGFGVLKNHPIPKELVESIYENWYQFFITKEKENFQFNVDTQDGYFPPSVSEVAKGNTVKDIKEFFHVYPWGQIPEQLKEQILDYYERANAFAEELLGWIEVHAPVEVQEKFSIALSEMINGSDQTLLRVLHYPPMQGDEEPGAIRAAAHEDINLITILPAANEPGLQVQSQNGDWLDVPCDFGSMIINIGDMLQEASDGYFPSTSHRVINPSGERQEKSRISLPLFLHPKPEVVLSEKYTAREYLVERLRELGVM; from the coding sequence ATGAAACTGGAAACTGTCGATTACCTTGCTGACGACGCAGCAGAACAATTTGTTCGCTCTCTACGTGAAACTGGTTTTGGTGTTCTTAAGAACCACCCAATCCCGAAAGAGCTTGTTGAGTCTATTTACGAAAACTGGTACCAATTCTTCATTACAAAAGAGAAAGAGAACTTCCAATTTAATGTTGACACTCAAGATGGATATTTTCCGCCTTCAGTGTCTGAAGTTGCAAAAGGCAACACGGTAAAAGACATTAAAGAGTTCTTCCATGTATATCCTTGGGGCCAAATCCCTGAGCAACTGAAAGAGCAGATTCTAGATTACTATGAACGTGCGAACGCTTTTGCAGAAGAGCTACTAGGCTGGATTGAAGTACACGCACCTGTAGAAGTACAAGAGAAATTTTCTATTGCATTGTCAGAAATGATCAATGGAAGTGATCAGACTCTACTTCGCGTCCTTCATTACCCACCAATGCAAGGCGATGAAGAGCCAGGTGCTATCCGTGCGGCAGCTCATGAAGATATTAACCTGATTACCATTCTTCCAGCAGCAAACGAGCCGGGTCTTCAAGTTCAATCTCAAAATGGTGATTGGCTAGACGTACCTTGTGACTTTGGCAGCATGATCATTAACATTGGTGACATGCTTCAAGAAGCATCTGATGGTTACTTCCCATCGACAAGTCACCGTGTAATTAATCCATCAGGTGAACGCCAAGAGAAATCTCGTATTTCTTTACCTCTATTTCTTCACCCGAAACCAGAAGTGGTTTTGTCTGAAAAGTACACAGCTCGCGAGTACCTAGTCGAACGTTTAAGAGAGCTTGGCGTTATGTAG
- a CDS encoding DUF2238 domain-containing protein translates to MTITPLAQNRPLLSLTAVYLVIFLFSAFAPSSRAVWIAEIVPALGILIGIWWLSTKLTLSKTAYALMFIWLILHTIGAKYTFAEVPFDWFNNLIGSERNNFDRVAHFSIGLYAYPLAEYLIRKKLAQPILACFFALFAIMSVAAGYEIIEWWYAEIAGGDEGIAFLGSQGDIWDAQKDMLCDTTGAIVALLLLKLQGRVRVY, encoded by the coding sequence ATGACAATTACGCCACTTGCTCAAAATAGACCTCTACTCTCACTAACTGCTGTCTATCTTGTTATCTTTCTGTTTTCAGCCTTTGCACCATCTTCAAGAGCCGTTTGGATTGCTGAGATCGTCCCTGCTCTCGGTATTCTTATCGGGATATGGTGGTTATCCACCAAGCTCACCTTATCTAAAACAGCTTATGCTCTGATGTTTATCTGGCTTATTTTGCACACGATAGGCGCAAAATATACCTTCGCAGAAGTGCCATTTGATTGGTTCAATAACCTTATTGGCTCTGAGCGCAATAACTTTGACCGAGTAGCCCATTTCTCTATTGGTCTTTATGCCTATCCACTCGCAGAGTATTTGATTCGCAAGAAACTCGCTCAACCGATACTAGCCTGTTTCTTTGCCCTATTTGCGATCATGAGTGTAGCAGCTGGCTACGAGATTATAGAATGGTGGTATGCAGAAATTGCAGGTGGTGATGAAGGTATCGCGTTCCTTGGCTCACAAGGTGATATTTGGGATGCACAGAAAGACATGCTGTGTGATACAACGGGGGCGATAGTCGCGTTATTACTGCTCAAGCTACAAGGGCGAGTCAGAGTTTACTAA
- a CDS encoding DMT family transporter produces the protein MQTVMITFITLVAFAANSVLCRWALMDQTIDPLSFSIIRILSGALTLLILLTLSSHSKSKQELVNNDTSVTTKLKSQFQFTSILSLLVYMFGFSFAYLELGAGLGALVLFVAVQFTMIAAHLFSGNRMSLLEWCGCLLSVAGLVYLLMPTESTQAPDLVSIILMTMAGVGWGIYTLAGKKSTNALQSTTANFAFSSLVIFVLVSLLLVIPNVASQISITEQGLIYAILSGSVASGVGYSLWYYVVKKLDTVVASIAQLSVPVIATLGGVLLLSEPVTMQFILSSTVILLGISLVLIAPKLKK, from the coding sequence ATGCAAACGGTGATGATCACATTTATAACGCTGGTGGCGTTTGCTGCCAATTCAGTGTTGTGTCGTTGGGCTTTGATGGATCAAACCATTGATCCTTTAAGCTTTTCGATCATTCGGATTTTGTCTGGTGCGCTTACACTTCTAATTTTATTAACTTTGTCTTCCCACTCTAAGTCTAAACAGGAGCTAGTAAACAACGACACATCGGTAACGACAAAGCTCAAATCACAGTTTCAATTCACATCAATATTGTCACTCCTCGTTTATATGTTTGGCTTCTCGTTTGCTTACTTAGAGCTTGGTGCAGGTCTCGGTGCTTTGGTTCTGTTTGTCGCGGTTCAATTTACGATGATTGCCGCGCACTTATTTTCTGGCAATAGAATGTCGTTGTTAGAGTGGTGTGGTTGTTTGCTATCCGTCGCCGGGCTTGTTTACTTACTTATGCCAACGGAGTCGACACAGGCACCGGACTTAGTTTCTATCATCTTGATGACTATGGCCGGGGTTGGATGGGGGATTTATACACTTGCGGGTAAGAAATCCACGAACGCGTTGCAATCCACTACTGCCAACTTTGCATTTAGCTCGTTAGTGATCTTTGTGTTAGTAAGCCTGTTACTTGTTATCCCTAATGTGGCATCGCAAATATCCATCACAGAACAAGGCTTGATTTACGCAATATTGTCCGGCTCAGTGGCTTCTGGTGTGGGTTATAGTTTGTGGTATTACGTGGTGAAAAAGCTGGATACCGTGGTCGCATCCATTGCACAGCTTTCTGTTCCAGTTATCGCGACACTCGGTGGCGTCTTGTTGTTATCTGAACCTGTTACGATGCAATTTATTCTCTCATCGACCGTTATTTTACTCGGGATAAGCTTGGTTCTTATCGCACCTAAACTTAAGAAATAA
- a CDS encoding SgrR family transcriptional regulator, with the protein MSSPRLRVQFETLFEYFDGKDSDVQLDDITDVLCCTRRNARMVLNKLEEEGWVEWLPAAGRGKLSQLIFKQNRCDVSENLARRYLQEGKIGQALSVLDHNAAKLTQVIQNYLGVQYQEGEQVIRLPYYRPLSMLNPTKSMRRSEQHITCQVFSGLTRLDENDQLQPDLAHSWQKISDYQWRFFLRPGVRFHNGEPLLTNHVVDTLLALEPLNMFSHIKDVSSPANCVVDVFLTRPDKHFPLALTESVAKVTLPVILRGEDYDIRPIGTGPYCIEKNDDKQLVLTAFNGYFGFRPLIDRVEVWVVDEAYSSMVYPSLSKPVMADRGDSDEVELDPGCTYLLLNRKKGIAQDPAWAQFLSNTLNAADLFVHIPKETVIDLGVLHAYGIKPGWYDIKLNTPVCPPANAKPTIRLAYQCQHPMFPTLAKAIVTVLKQYDVDVELYGYETDPPYADNVDIWINPMGIANNRDDALAGWLMDYSFLDESSPAEDFDQWCHMIDRWRSGEFEQFPARQLGKQLVQSNQLIPMFHCWLGVNKDQCGTLQNAKCNALGWFDFSQVWVKPDVD; encoded by the coding sequence ATGAGCAGCCCAAGACTTCGCGTTCAATTTGAAACCCTGTTTGAATACTTCGATGGTAAAGATTCTGATGTTCAGCTCGATGACATTACGGATGTGCTTTGTTGTACCCGTCGTAATGCCCGGATGGTACTCAATAAGCTTGAAGAAGAAGGATGGGTTGAGTGGTTACCAGCGGCTGGGCGAGGCAAGTTATCTCAACTTATTTTTAAGCAGAATCGTTGCGATGTCAGTGAAAACTTAGCAAGACGCTACTTACAAGAAGGTAAAATTGGACAAGCGCTGTCAGTGCTTGATCACAATGCAGCTAAGCTGACTCAGGTTATTCAAAATTACTTGGGTGTGCAATACCAGGAAGGTGAGCAGGTTATTCGTTTACCTTATTACCGACCGCTTTCTATGCTTAACCCAACAAAGTCGATGCGACGATCTGAACAGCATATTACCTGTCAGGTATTCAGTGGGTTAACGCGACTGGATGAAAACGATCAATTGCAGCCTGATCTTGCTCATTCATGGCAAAAAATCAGCGATTATCAATGGCGATTCTTCTTGAGACCCGGAGTCCGTTTTCATAACGGAGAGCCTCTGTTAACCAACCATGTTGTGGATACGCTGCTAGCACTGGAACCTCTCAATATGTTCTCACATATAAAAGACGTGTCTTCTCCGGCAAACTGTGTGGTTGATGTCTTTTTAACGCGACCAGATAAACACTTCCCACTCGCTCTGACTGAATCGGTTGCCAAAGTCACCTTACCGGTGATTTTACGTGGCGAAGACTACGATATTCGACCGATTGGTACAGGCCCGTATTGCATTGAAAAGAATGATGATAAACAACTCGTATTAACGGCTTTCAACGGATACTTTGGTTTTAGGCCATTGATTGATCGTGTTGAGGTTTGGGTTGTTGATGAGGCGTACTCTTCAATGGTTTACCCAAGTCTTTCTAAGCCTGTAATGGCTGACCGTGGCGATAGCGACGAAGTTGAACTTGACCCCGGTTGTACTTATTTACTGTTGAATCGAAAAAAGGGCATCGCACAAGATCCTGCATGGGCGCAATTTTTATCTAATACTTTGAATGCGGCCGATCTGTTTGTACACATTCCGAAAGAAACTGTTATCGATTTGGGAGTGTTACATGCTTATGGGATAAAGCCCGGTTGGTATGATATCAAGTTGAACACGCCGGTTTGTCCACCAGCGAATGCGAAACCAACCATTAGATTGGCTTACCAATGCCAGCACCCAATGTTTCCAACACTTGCGAAGGCTATTGTTACTGTGTTGAAGCAATATGACGTCGACGTTGAACTTTATGGTTACGAAACCGATCCTCCATACGCCGATAATGTCGATATTTGGATTAATCCAATGGGTATCGCCAACAATAGAGATGACGCGTTAGCGGGTTGGTTGATGGATTACAGCTTTCTCGATGAATCTAGTCCGGCAGAAGACTTCGATCAATGGTGTCACATGATCGATCGTTGGCGCTCGGGCGAGTTTGAGCAATTCCCAGCACGACAGTTAGGTAAACAATTGGTGCAAAGCAATCAATTGATTCCAATGTTCCACTGTTGGTTAGGGGTTAACAAAGATCAATGCGGTACGCTGCAAAACGCCAAGTGCAATGCACTGGGTTGGTTTGACTTTAGCCAAGTTTGGGTAAAACCGGACGTTGACTAA
- a CDS encoding DUF3389 domain-containing protein, translating into MVITFKSGKIIATAHELVVRLDGEHRVTLQAQVDAIQLIGKGANVISANGSECKWSIKLDNEQQLRDIANEIGCDVM; encoded by the coding sequence ATGGTCATAACGTTTAAAAGTGGAAAAATCATCGCAACCGCACATGAGCTTGTCGTTCGTTTGGATGGTGAGCACAGAGTAACGCTACAAGCTCAAGTTGATGCAATCCAACTGATAGGAAAAGGGGCAAATGTCATTTCAGCCAATGGTTCTGAATGCAAGTGGTCGATAAAATTGGACAACGAACAGCAGCTTCGAGATATTGCCAATGAAATCGGCTGCGATGTGATGTAA
- a CDS encoding hotdog fold thioesterase, with the protein MSIWKKPVDLEIFNATSKNTLIEHLSIVYTEVNDNSLVATMPVCHFTHQPLGMLHGGASVVLAETLGSLAANFCVPEGYYCVGLDINANHVRSMREGHVVGTAEPIHLGVSTQVWQINITDERQRLVCTSRLTIAVKKHKR; encoded by the coding sequence ATGAGTATTTGGAAAAAGCCCGTTGACCTAGAGATCTTCAACGCGACCTCAAAAAATACCTTAATTGAACACCTCAGTATTGTATACACCGAGGTCAACGACAACTCTTTGGTGGCAACTATGCCGGTTTGTCATTTTACCCACCAACCTTTAGGTATGCTCCATGGCGGCGCATCGGTTGTGTTAGCAGAAACGCTTGGCTCATTGGCTGCTAATTTTTGCGTTCCAGAAGGCTACTATTGCGTTGGGCTAGATATCAACGCAAACCACGTTAGATCCATGCGCGAAGGTCATGTTGTCGGTACTGCTGAGCCTATTCACTTGGGTGTCTCTACCCAAGTATGGCAGATAAACATTACTGATGAGCGTCAACGCTTAGTCTGTACAAGCCGTTTAACTATTGCCGTTAAGAAACATAAGCGATAA
- a CDS encoding M48 family metallopeptidase, with the protein MTSWMKFASLLTLAGLSACSASPTGRNQLLLFSDKDMSQLGAQSFEQMKKEQPISKDAKTNAYVQCVANSITQYIPKQGFSEWEVVVFDSDQVNAFALPGGKIGVYTGLLKVAVNQDQLATVIGHEVAHVLADHSNERLSQSQIANTGLSVTSIALGASEYSQYQGMTMAALGLGVQYGVILPYGRTQESEADVVGLEYMARAGFDPNQSVDLWQNMAKASGGNQPPELLSTHPSHSTRIKDLQATIKTLPQSGSPRPNCKV; encoded by the coding sequence ATGACGTCATGGATGAAGTTTGCCTCGCTTCTTACACTCGCTGGGCTAAGTGCATGCAGCGCTTCCCCAACAGGCAGAAATCAATTACTGCTTTTTTCAGATAAAGATATGTCTCAGCTTGGAGCACAATCTTTTGAACAAATGAAGAAAGAACAACCCATCAGCAAAGATGCGAAAACGAACGCTTATGTACAATGCGTAGCGAACAGCATCACGCAATATATTCCTAAACAAGGTTTTAGTGAATGGGAAGTTGTTGTCTTTGACAGTGACCAAGTAAACGCATTCGCCCTACCAGGCGGAAAAATTGGCGTATATACCGGGTTGCTTAAGGTAGCGGTTAATCAAGACCAACTCGCGACAGTTATCGGGCACGAAGTGGCGCACGTTTTAGCAGATCACAGTAACGAGCGCCTATCTCAGTCTCAAATCGCTAACACTGGTTTATCGGTTACTAGCATCGCATTAGGCGCATCAGAATACAGCCAATATCAAGGTATGACGATGGCTGCTTTAGGTTTAGGCGTTCAGTATGGCGTTATTCTACCGTATGGGCGAACTCAAGAGTCTGAAGCCGATGTTGTTGGCCTAGAGTATATGGCTAGAGCTGGGTTCGATCCCAACCAAAGTGTCGACCTATGGCAAAACATGGCGAAGGCATCGGGTGGTAATCAGCCCCCAGAACTGCTTTCTACACACCCTTCACACAGTACGCGTATCAAAGATCTGCAAGCGACGATAAAAACGCTTCCCCAATCGGGTTCTCCAAGGCCAAATTGCAAAGTGTAA
- a CDS encoding site-2 protease family protein, translating into MELLAIEFLGKPLRLEGSMAGWQQLFWDNTLVSQLDATSEHDNARTHSFMLQSGEDALQCHVEASVQWQPFEMYYKASVNGQTIAEGNRDTKDIEQQTPVVAPKPEKRFSLIGLVSLGMKALKSAKLIKVVLASASLAAYSWLFSIQFALALIACLMFHEYGHIRAMKYFGMKTKGIYLIPFLGGLALSDEKINTRWQDVVISIMGPLFGLILSLVFMVLYWITGEMFFAGLAVFNALLNLFNLLPILPLDGGHVLKSISFSMNSVLGIVLCVAAAVAGVVLSYQLNLTLFGFLLIMGSVEILFEWKGRHHSHLLPLDKYGQVVSFVWYVGLVSSLIGVIWYFASTGDQLLSLPLQILGT; encoded by the coding sequence TTGGAATTACTCGCGATAGAGTTTCTTGGAAAACCGCTTCGTTTAGAAGGTTCAATGGCTGGTTGGCAGCAGCTGTTCTGGGATAATACACTTGTGTCTCAACTGGATGCGACCTCAGAGCACGATAATGCTCGAACTCACTCATTCATGTTGCAATCTGGCGAGGATGCGTTGCAGTGTCACGTCGAAGCGTCAGTTCAATGGCAGCCATTTGAGATGTATTACAAAGCCTCCGTCAATGGTCAAACGATTGCCGAAGGTAACCGCGACACTAAAGACATCGAGCAACAAACTCCCGTTGTAGCACCTAAACCTGAGAAGCGTTTTAGCTTAATTGGATTAGTGTCGCTTGGTATGAAAGCATTAAAAAGTGCCAAGCTAATCAAAGTCGTACTTGCCTCAGCGAGCTTGGCTGCGTATTCATGGCTGTTTTCAATTCAATTTGCTTTAGCTCTAATCGCTTGCCTTATGTTCCATGAATACGGCCATATTAGAGCGATGAAATACTTTGGCATGAAGACCAAAGGCATCTACTTGATACCATTCCTTGGTGGTTTAGCGTTATCCGATGAGAAGATCAATACGCGCTGGCAAGATGTAGTTATCTCAATCATGGGACCATTGTTCGGATTGATATTGTCTTTGGTGTTTATGGTGTTGTACTGGATCACTGGCGAGATGTTCTTTGCTGGGCTTGCGGTATTTAACGCGCTATTGAACTTATTTAATCTATTACCGATTTTGCCTCTCGATGGCGGTCATGTACTAAAAAGTATCAGCTTCTCAATGAACAGTGTGCTTGGTATTGTACTTTGTGTGGCGGCAGCTGTTGCTGGCGTCGTGTTGAGTTACCAGTTGAATCTGACCTTGTTTGGCTTCTTATTGATTATGGGTAGTGTGGAAATACTGTTCGAATGGAAAGGGCGACATCATAGCCACTTGTTACCGTTAGATAAATATGGACAAGTTGTGTCTTTTGTATGGTATGTCGGGTTAGTGAGCAGCTTGATAGGCGTTATCTGGTATTTCGCATCGACGGGTGATCAACTATTAAGCCTACCATTACAAATTCTAGGCACTTAA
- a CDS encoding outer membrane protein transport protein yields MKTIQRSLVSLSVLFACNSLAAGFQVAEHSASGLGRAFSGEGAVADNASVLARNPAAMTLFDTAQFSGAVSVVDPEVDITQNNVPGSGGQSQTSKDVAPLQIVPGAYYISPINEQWAWGIGMFSNYGVATDYPDDIYAGDLAGDTSLMSVNLNPNVAYRIDDQFSIGAGVNLVYAEAELNRHQGAISNVTGDPSSTKLISMTGETFAFGWNVGGLYELNENNRFSIAYRSEVDLDFDDGDFKDYTGGIVQGSATATTGRLKITLPSIIEISAFHQLTDQWAIHYGWQQTGWSSFKELKATSPDCKDGVCFKKTEHYEDNNRYSLGATYQLNQEWTLRAGLAYDEQAGQATLSIPDSDRYWYSTGLTYQYSPDLSIDAGFALVQSKDGDFTETNELGQKLEFSGDAVAYLSAIQLNYTFN; encoded by the coding sequence ATGAAAACAATACAACGCTCTCTCGTTTCGCTTTCTGTGCTATTTGCATGTAATTCACTTGCGGCTGGTTTCCAAGTTGCTGAGCACTCTGCCTCAGGCCTTGGACGCGCATTCTCAGGTGAAGGTGCAGTTGCCGACAACGCGAGTGTACTTGCGAGAAACCCCGCTGCAATGACCCTATTTGATACAGCCCAATTTTCAGGCGCGGTTTCTGTCGTTGATCCAGAAGTAGACATTACTCAAAACAATGTTCCAGGTTCTGGCGGGCAAAGTCAGACATCTAAAGACGTCGCTCCCCTTCAGATTGTACCTGGTGCTTACTACATTAGCCCAATCAATGAGCAATGGGCTTGGGGCATTGGTATGTTTTCCAACTACGGTGTTGCTACCGATTACCCAGATGATATCTACGCAGGTGATCTAGCCGGTGATACATCACTCATGTCTGTCAATTTAAACCCAAACGTAGCGTATAGAATCGACGACCAATTCAGCATCGGCGCTGGCGTAAACCTTGTTTATGCAGAAGCTGAACTCAACCGACACCAAGGTGCTATTTCAAATGTTACTGGTGATCCTTCGTCGACGAAGTTAATCAGTATGACTGGTGAAACATTCGCATTTGGTTGGAATGTAGGTGGTTTATATGAATTAAATGAAAACAATCGATTTTCTATCGCTTATCGTTCCGAAGTTGATCTTGATTTTGACGATGGTGATTTCAAAGATTACACCGGTGGAATAGTACAAGGTAGCGCAACTGCAACGACTGGCCGCTTAAAAATTACCTTACCTTCAATTATTGAAATATCGGCTTTCCACCAACTGACCGATCAGTGGGCTATCCACTACGGTTGGCAACAAACGGGTTGGAGCAGCTTTAAAGAACTTAAAGCGACCAGTCCAGATTGTAAAGATGGTGTGTGTTTTAAAAAGACAGAACACTACGAGGATAACAACCGCTACTCGTTGGGTGCGACTTATCAGTTGAATCAAGAGTGGACACTAAGAGCGGGTCTTGCTTATGACGAGCAAGCTGGTCAAGCAACGTTAAGCATCCCAGATAGCGATCGTTACTGGTACAGCACTGGCTTGACTTACCAATACAGCCCAGATCTTTCTATTGATGCTGGCTTTGCACTTGTACAAAGTAAAGATGGTGATTTCACTGAAACTAACGAACTGGGTCAAAAGCTTGAGTTTTCAGGCGATGCAGTAGCTTACCTATCTGCAATTCAATTGAACTACACCTTTAACTAA